One Dokdonia sp. Dokd-P16 genomic window carries:
- a CDS encoding methionine aminotransferase — MHFHSKLPDVSTTIFTVMSKMAHEHQAINLAQGFPGFDSDPKLQQLVTKAMSDGYNQYAPMQGVYSLREEITQKLNTLYGSDYHPETEVTVTAGATQAIYTIVSAFIRPDDEVIILKPAYDCYEPAVIVNGGKVVPIQLKAPDYKVNWKAVEDAITPKTKMIFINTPHNPTGTILDKEDMLELERILEGTDIILLSDEVYEHIVFDGKRHESVARYPALRARSFITASFGKTFHNTGWKMGYTVAPKELMAEFQKVHQFNVFSVHHPSQKAFAQYLKEPSHYLELNDFYQQKRDLFLDLIEGSRFTAKPAAGTYFQMLDYSVITNESDTAFAKALTIDHKLASIPTSVFNVNQEDFKMLRFCVAKDDETLKKAAEILTSI; from the coding sequence ATGCACTTTCATTCAAAACTTCCTGACGTTAGTACTACTATTTTTACGGTAATGAGTAAGATGGCACATGAACATCAAGCTATTAATCTTGCACAAGGATTTCCGGGCTTTGATAGTGATCCAAAACTGCAACAGCTTGTTACAAAAGCAATGAGTGATGGGTATAATCAGTATGCTCCTATGCAAGGTGTTTACAGCTTGCGAGAAGAAATCACTCAAAAGCTCAATACCTTATATGGAAGTGATTATCATCCTGAGACAGAAGTTACAGTAACTGCTGGAGCGACCCAAGCTATTTACACAATTGTATCTGCTTTTATACGTCCAGATGATGAAGTAATTATATTAAAGCCAGCTTATGATTGTTATGAGCCTGCAGTAATTGTAAATGGCGGTAAAGTAGTCCCTATCCAACTCAAAGCGCCAGATTATAAAGTAAACTGGAAAGCGGTGGAAGATGCCATCACGCCTAAGACTAAAATGATATTCATTAATACTCCGCACAATCCTACGGGTACTATTCTTGATAAAGAAGATATGCTGGAGCTAGAGCGTATTCTTGAAGGTACAGATATCATATTATTGAGTGATGAGGTGTATGAGCATATAGTCTTTGATGGCAAACGTCATGAGAGTGTGGCTCGTTACCCAGCTTTAAGAGCACGCAGTTTTATTACGGCATCTTTTGGGAAGACCTTTCATAATACAGGGTGGAAAATGGGATACACTGTAGCTCCCAAAGAGTTGATGGCAGAGTTTCAAAAAGTACATCAGTTTAATGTGTTTTCTGTACACCATCCTTCTCAAAAAGCATTTGCTCAGTACCTCAAGGAGCCTAGTCATTATCTAGAACTCAACGATTTTTATCAGCAGAAAAGAGATTTGTTTTTAGACCTAATTGAAGGTTCGCGATTTACAGCAAAGCCTGCCGCAGGTACCTACTTTCAGATGCTGGATTATTCTGTAATTACTAATGAGAGTGATACCGCTTTCGCGAAAGCGTTAACCATAGACCATAAACTAGCGTCTATACCAACGTCGGTATTTAATGTGAATCAAGAAGATTTTAAAATGCTACGATTTTGTGTCGCCAAAGATGACGAAACACTAAAAAAAGCTGCCGAAATTTTAACTAGTATCTAG
- a CDS encoding DUF3109 family protein, which yields MFQLKKTIVSEDIIEKDFVCNLNACKGECCIAGEAGAPLEEDEVTIMADIYDKVKPFLRPEGIAAIEEQGTSIVRDGELETPLVNGAECAYVTFNDKGWASCGIEDAYNAGEVSWRKPISCHLYPIRVQKYSSFSAVNYHRWPICSDACSLGKELSVPVYKFTKDALIRKFGEEWYTELEKTAQEMGK from the coding sequence ATGTTCCAACTCAAAAAAACCATCGTTTCTGAAGACATTATCGAAAAAGATTTTGTCTGTAATCTTAATGCTTGTAAAGGAGAGTGCTGCATCGCAGGTGAAGCTGGCGCGCCACTTGAAGAAGATGAGGTTACCATCATGGCAGATATTTATGATAAGGTAAAACCTTTTTTACGCCCAGAGGGAATTGCTGCAATTGAGGAGCAGGGAACGAGCATCGTGCGTGATGGTGAGCTTGAGACACCGCTAGTAAATGGAGCCGAGTGTGCTTATGTGACTTTTAATGACAAAGGCTGGGCAAGTTGTGGTATTGAGGATGCTTACAATGCAGGAGAAGTGTCTTGGCGTAAGCCTATTTCTTGCCACTTATACCCTATTCGCGTGCAAAAATACAGCTCATTTTCTGCAGTAAATTATCATCGCTGGCCTATCTGTAGCGATGCTTGCTCACTGGGGAAAGAACTATCTGTGCCAGTTTATAAATTTACTAAGGATGCGTTGATACGTAAATTTGGCGAAGAGTGGTATACAGAACTAGAGAAGACCGCTCAAGAAATGGGTAAATAA
- a CDS encoding AMP-dependent synthetase/ligase — protein sequence MDYKHLVVNVKENALRFENKNALYVKNETLNTWEGISWKNMHQRVENLSKGLLQFGVETQHNVAIFAENMPNWIIADLAIMSIRAVTVPIYATCSTKEVDYVINDAEISLLFVGNQHEYDQAYELLESSSYLKLIVALTDTIKLQSSVSSMYLEDFVATSPTQEIEDIYVKRQQDLDINDLASIIYTSGTTGEPKGVMIDHTNIGASLAAHRYELDISDKDVSLSFLPLSHIFERSWVFFCLHMGIEVYFNQDPKKIAEVLKEVRPTVMCTVPRIFEKIYAAIQSKTKEASPTKQKLASWALGVGNDYYNKHQRLEKKVPLALQLKYKIADKIVLSKLRALFGGRIKFMPCGGAPLAADMVSFFHSFGLDVKCGYGLTETTATVSLFGYTNFEFNSAGKSIEGTQIKIGENDEILVKGPGVMQGYYKKPEATAQVFKDGWFCTGDAGRLDKDGNLFITDRIKDLMKTSGGKYIAPQKLETALISDSLIEQLAVIGDQQKYVTALAVPNFENLKKYAVENSISFESMEELIKDNKVLALFEKRFDELQQEFSAFEKIKKFTLLPREFSIEEGEITPTLKIKRKIVQKKYKALIDKMYAE from the coding sequence AGTTTGGTGTTGAAACACAGCATAACGTAGCCATCTTTGCCGAAAATATGCCTAACTGGATTATTGCAGACCTTGCGATAATGAGCATAAGAGCAGTAACGGTACCTATCTATGCAACGTGCTCTACAAAGGAAGTAGACTATGTGATAAATGATGCTGAGATAAGCTTACTTTTTGTGGGTAATCAGCATGAATATGATCAAGCTTATGAGCTTCTAGAAAGCTCTTCATACTTAAAGCTTATTGTAGCTCTTACAGATACCATTAAGTTACAATCATCTGTTTCTTCTATGTATTTAGAAGACTTTGTTGCTACTAGCCCTACCCAAGAAATTGAAGATATCTACGTAAAGAGACAACAAGACCTTGATATAAATGATCTAGCGAGTATTATTTACACCTCAGGAACCACAGGAGAACCTAAAGGTGTGATGATAGACCATACTAATATAGGAGCTTCCCTTGCAGCTCATAGATATGAACTCGACATCTCTGATAAAGATGTGTCATTAAGCTTTTTACCACTTAGTCATATTTTTGAGCGTAGTTGGGTGTTTTTCTGTTTACACATGGGGATTGAAGTGTACTTTAATCAAGATCCAAAGAAAATTGCAGAGGTTCTCAAAGAAGTGCGACCAACGGTGATGTGTACGGTGCCTCGTATTTTTGAAAAAATTTATGCTGCCATACAGAGTAAAACAAAAGAAGCTTCGCCTACAAAGCAGAAACTTGCAAGCTGGGCATTAGGGGTAGGTAACGATTATTATAACAAGCACCAGCGACTAGAGAAAAAAGTGCCACTAGCATTACAGCTCAAATATAAAATTGCAGATAAGATTGTGTTGAGCAAGCTGCGTGCACTCTTTGGAGGGCGTATTAAATTTATGCCTTGTGGTGGAGCGCCACTTGCGGCAGATATGGTTTCATTTTTTCACTCCTTTGGTCTTGACGTAAAATGTGGCTACGGACTCACAGAAACGACCGCAACAGTATCTTTATTTGGATACACAAACTTTGAATTTAACTCTGCTGGTAAAAGCATAGAAGGCACTCAGATTAAGATAGGAGAAAATGATGAAATCCTTGTAAAAGGTCCTGGTGTGATGCAAGGTTACTACAAAAAGCCAGAAGCTACAGCTCAGGTTTTTAAGGACGGATGGTTTTGTACAGGAGATGCAGGTAGATTAGATAAAGACGGAAATCTTTTTATCACAGATAGAATCAAGGATTTAATGAAAACCTCAGGTGGTAAATATATCGCTCCTCAAAAGTTAGAAACAGCGCTTATCAGTGATTCGCTTATTGAGCAACTTGCAGTAATTGGAGATCAGCAAAAATATGTAACTGCACTTGCGGTTCCTAATTTTGAGAATTTGAAGAAGTATGCCGTTGAGAATAGTATCTCATTTGAGAGTATGGAAGAGCTCATTAAAGACAATAAGGTCTTAGCACTTTTTGAAAAACGCTTTGACGAGCTTCAGCAAGAATTCTCAGCTTTTGAGAAGATAAAAAAGTTTACGCTGCTTCCTCGTGAGTTCAGCATAGAAGAAGGGGAAATAACGCCTACCTTAAAAATTAAAAGAAAAATAGTTCAGAAAAAATACAAAGCACTTATTGATAAGATGTACGCAGAGTAG
- a CDS encoding HAD family hydrolase — MITKDTLFVFDIDGTLTDSIPTYLPVITKVLADIGLQNIDTDYDNYLHHTDLYALEYNYERTFNKKAPANLRYELDHLLGKELSKCNPVSEIPGARSLLLKLQEMQIPFAYGTGAFPKATAIKMEGSQVPFIPEVLATSLHNISRVGFVKEAIQKSEEYYNRTSFDNIIAVGDGLWDLKAAQELDISFLGIGTKNREAMLDNGCKNWVEDYRKFDLNSLK, encoded by the coding sequence ATGATTACAAAAGACACACTTTTCGTTTTTGATATAGATGGAACGCTCACAGATAGTATTCCAACCTATCTACCTGTTATAACTAAAGTTCTAGCAGATATAGGACTTCAAAATATAGACACTGATTATGACAACTATCTACACCATACAGATTTGTATGCGCTAGAGTATAATTACGAGCGTACTTTTAACAAGAAAGCTCCAGCCAACTTAAGATATGAGCTAGACCACTTACTGGGTAAAGAATTATCTAAATGCAACCCTGTGAGTGAAATCCCAGGCGCGCGCTCACTGTTATTAAAATTGCAAGAAATGCAGATTCCATTTGCTTATGGAACGGGTGCTTTTCCAAAAGCTACTGCTATAAAAATGGAGGGCTCTCAAGTCCCTTTTATTCCTGAAGTGCTTGCAACTTCGTTACATAATATTTCTCGAGTGGGGTTTGTAAAAGAAGCTATACAGAAGTCTGAAGAATATTACAATAGAACGTCCTTTGATAATATCATTGCTGTAGGTGATGGGCTTTGGGATTTGAAAGCCGCGCAAGAACTCGATATTTCGTTTTTGGGTATAGGCACAAAAAATCGTGAAGCGATGCTAGATAATGGCTGTAAGAATTGGGTAGAAGATTATAGAAAATTTGACCTAAATTCATTAAAGTAA
- a CDS encoding DUF294 nucleotidyltransferase-like domain-containing protein translates to MQNTIAQRIYDFLKQFPPFQFMAEGDLLDICSQASVLYLDKDEVIFNRDQAYNDRFYIVQQGAIKLTRPSKDVIKVVDICDEGDLFGLKVTSTDTYRTTATAKEETILYTLPMEEFSAFAKANKAISNYLIASFASNIKDPYTLQQSGSLLNTYEPERGAHLLGLEQARYSTSIITCSPETSIQEAARLMQQHRIGCLVITTDSIPVGVLTNRELRNAIANNIISSNHVVRDAMITQVVCAVPKITVTQAQLILLKNGISHLIITEDGTASTKVIGVLSKHDIVVAYGNSPAELVKEIKRAKKTKMLRFTWEKATLLLERYLDQNLPISHILNIFSELKDALMQRTMQLSLSKMAHNPPVPFTWLALGSQGREEQLLYTDQDNALIYEDVSPENNEATKNYFLHLANRMNKRLHKIGYDYCPADMMGSNPLYCLSLSEWKIQFSTWIKDPSPESMLLSGIFFDYRMVYGTQELVGELTASIYDQLSTSSVFFRFMAKDALKNPPPVSFFRNFLVESDGAHKDEFDIKNRAMAPLISGARVLSLYHNLRNINHTSERFEKLAELEPQNKELFESCAYAFKALLKFRVKQGLRNDDSGRFIKLADLSKEERLKLKRCFKPLRDLQEVLRVRFQTQNLS, encoded by the coding sequence ATGCAAAACACAATTGCTCAAAGAATCTATGATTTTTTAAAACAGTTTCCACCATTTCAATTTATGGCCGAAGGTGATTTGCTGGATATTTGTAGTCAAGCTTCTGTACTTTACTTGGATAAGGATGAAGTCATTTTTAATCGTGATCAAGCTTATAATGATCGTTTTTATATCGTTCAGCAAGGGGCTATAAAACTTACGAGACCATCCAAGGATGTGATTAAGGTGGTAGACATTTGCGATGAAGGAGATCTTTTTGGTCTTAAAGTAACCTCTACAGATACCTATAGAACGACTGCTACGGCAAAGGAAGAGACGATACTCTATACGTTACCTATGGAGGAGTTTTCCGCTTTCGCGAAAGCGAACAAAGCCATTTCAAATTACCTCATCGCTAGCTTTGCATCAAATATTAAAGATCCATATACTTTACAGCAAAGTGGCTCATTACTGAACACCTATGAGCCTGAACGCGGCGCACATTTACTGGGCTTAGAACAAGCACGATATAGCACCTCCATCATTACTTGCTCCCCAGAAACTTCCATACAAGAAGCAGCCAGATTGATGCAACAACATCGCATAGGGTGTTTAGTCATTACTACAGATTCAATACCAGTGGGTGTTCTCACAAATCGAGAATTACGTAATGCTATTGCAAATAATATCATCTCTAGTAATCACGTAGTACGCGATGCAATGATTACTCAGGTTGTCTGTGCCGTTCCAAAGATAACCGTAACTCAAGCGCAACTTATATTGCTCAAAAATGGAATAAGTCACCTCATAATTACCGAGGACGGTACAGCTAGCACAAAGGTAATAGGTGTGTTAAGTAAGCATGACATTGTGGTCGCTTACGGTAACAGTCCCGCCGAACTCGTAAAGGAAATAAAACGAGCAAAAAAAACCAAAATGCTCAGATTTACTTGGGAAAAAGCAACGCTTCTTCTTGAGCGCTACCTAGACCAAAACTTACCCATATCACATATTCTTAATATTTTTTCTGAGCTTAAAGATGCTCTCATGCAACGCACTATGCAGCTCTCATTAAGTAAGATGGCACATAATCCTCCAGTACCATTTACATGGCTTGCATTAGGAAGTCAAGGTCGAGAGGAGCAATTACTGTATACAGATCAAGATAACGCTCTTATTTATGAGGATGTGTCACCAGAAAATAATGAGGCGACTAAAAATTACTTTCTGCATCTAGCAAATAGGATGAATAAACGCCTTCATAAAATAGGTTATGATTACTGCCCTGCAGATATGATGGGAAGTAATCCTTTATACTGTTTATCACTTTCTGAGTGGAAAATTCAGTTTTCTACATGGATCAAAGATCCATCTCCAGAAAGCATGTTGCTATCGGGAATATTCTTTGACTATAGAATGGTCTATGGAACTCAGGAATTAGTAGGAGAACTTACCGCCTCTATTTATGACCAACTATCTACATCTTCTGTCTTTTTTAGATTTATGGCAAAGGACGCACTTAAAAATCCGCCGCCGGTGAGTTTCTTTCGCAACTTTCTAGTGGAGTCAGATGGTGCACATAAAGACGAATTTGATATAAAAAATCGAGCTATGGCTCCATTAATAAGTGGCGCCAGAGTGCTTTCTCTCTACCATAACCTGCGCAACATAAATCATACCTCAGAACGTTTTGAAAAGCTTGCAGAGCTAGAACCTCAAAACAAAGAACTCTTTGAAAGCTGCGCATACGCATTTAAAGCACTTCTTAAATTTAGAGTCAAACAAGGGTTGCGCAACGATGATAGCGGCCGCTTCATTAAACTAGCCGATTTATCAAAGGAGGAACGTCTCAAACTAAAACGATGCTTTAAACCACTACGCGATTTACAAGAAGTATTACGTGTACGTTTTCAAACTCAAAATTTGAGCTAG
- a CDS encoding DUF1440 domain-containing protein gives MSNTALSNWLEKDNIASTATRGVIAGVLGGLAGTIVKSAIERVLPVRQPNTESAQLKLVDNISEKLTGEPVSTSNRDLAEQLVNIPIGLTLGASLGYAKRDRPETNLVEGALFGTTAYLATHETSLPLMGLEDEPKDIPVKLQANEFLAHVAFGVTAELIRGWVARKLDD, from the coding sequence ATGAGTAATACTGCACTTTCTAACTGGCTTGAAAAAGATAATATAGCATCTACCGCTACTCGCGGAGTGATTGCTGGAGTATTGGGCGGTCTAGCAGGTACCATTGTTAAAAGTGCCATAGAACGAGTATTACCAGTAAGACAGCCAAACACTGAAAGTGCGCAACTCAAACTAGTAGATAACATCTCTGAGAAGCTCACTGGAGAACCTGTGAGCACATCAAATCGAGATCTAGCCGAACAGCTAGTAAATATCCCTATAGGCCTTACATTAGGAGCTAGTTTAGGCTATGCAAAACGTGATAGACCAGAAACTAACCTGGTAGAGGGAGCGCTCTTTGGTACGACAGCATATCTTGCAACGCATGAAACCTCACTACCATTAATGGGCCTAGAAGACGAGCCTAAAGATATACCAGTAAAATTACAAGCAAACGAATTTCTTGCACATGTCGCCTTTGGAGTAACAGCAGAACTCATACGAGGTTGGGTGGCACGTAAACTAGATGACTAG
- a CDS encoding PolC-type DNA polymerase III: MGLFTTSPQRDFPKFWTQYLAAFSQEKSKAGFLGSTLDGKKLHTTRFVVFDTETTGLHYKEDRILSIGAVTVINNEISIAQSLELYLKQDVYKPESAKIHGILRNGSYEQVNEQEAIERCLEFIGTDILIGHHIGFDVAVINAALKRAQLGKLKNRVLDTETLYKRLVHPINRSLQEKRYTLDELAEALKIPLHDRHTSAGDALITAIAFIKIVKRLNSDGSLTVKQLFRKN; this comes from the coding sequence ATGGGATTATTTACTACATCACCTCAAAGAGATTTTCCAAAATTTTGGACACAGTATCTTGCTGCTTTTTCTCAAGAGAAAAGTAAGGCAGGGTTTTTAGGTAGTACCTTAGATGGAAAAAAGCTCCATACTACTCGCTTTGTAGTATTTGACACCGAAACCACTGGTTTACATTATAAAGAAGATCGTATTCTATCTATAGGAGCGGTCACCGTAATTAACAATGAGATTTCTATAGCACAGAGCCTAGAGCTTTACCTCAAACAAGATGTATACAAGCCTGAAAGCGCAAAAATACACGGCATCTTGCGCAATGGAAGCTATGAGCAAGTAAATGAACAAGAGGCAATAGAAAGATGTTTAGAGTTTATAGGAACAGACATTCTTATAGGGCACCACATAGGTTTTGACGTTGCAGTAATTAATGCAGCTCTCAAACGTGCTCAACTAGGAAAACTTAAAAATAGAGTGCTAGATACAGAAACGTTGTACAAAAGACTTGTGCATCCTATAAACAGATCATTACAAGAAAAAAGATACACGCTAGATGAACTTGCCGAAGCGCTCAAAATTCCTTTGCACGATAGACATACCTCTGCCGGAGATGCGCTTATCACAGCCATTGCTTTCATAAAAATCGTAAAGCGATTAAACAGCGATGGGTCACTTACCGTTAAACAATTATTCAGAAAAAACTAG
- a CDS encoding ankyrin repeat domain-containing protein, with protein sequence MNDKLFDAIRNGDLEMVQAIITAHPELVNIKDQRGSTPLLLATYYGNQDISEAILKHKPDLNAKDSSGNTALMGVCFKGYPVIAKLLIESGADVNAVNLNHATALIYAATFAQSEIAQMLIENGANLSHKDEKGNTAFDHAKMQGSTNLMEILEEK encoded by the coding sequence ATGAATGACAAATTATTTGACGCAATACGCAACGGAGATCTAGAGATGGTGCAAGCAATTATTACTGCTCATCCAGAACTTGTAAACATTAAAGATCAACGTGGTTCTACCCCTTTATTACTTGCCACTTACTATGGAAATCAAGACATAAGCGAGGCTATTTTAAAACATAAGCCAGACCTTAATGCTAAGGATAGCTCTGGAAATACGGCGCTTATGGGTGTTTGTTTTAAAGGATACCCAGTAATTGCAAAACTACTTATCGAGAGTGGGGCAGATGTAAATGCTGTTAATCTTAATCATGCTACAGCCCTCATTTATGCAGCTACTTTTGCGCAGTCAGAAATAGCACAAATGCTTATTGAAAATGGAGCCAACTTGTCTCATAAAGATGAAAAAGGTAACACCGCTTTTGATCACGCAAAAATGCAAGGATCTACAAACTTGATGGAAATCTTAGAGGAAAAATAG